The Onychomys torridus chromosome 23, mOncTor1.1, whole genome shotgun sequence genome segment CATTTCAGGGTGTTTGAAATCCATCATTCTGGCACACCCAACTACAAGTCCTACCAGTCAATACTCTGCAGCAGAGTTGGAAGGAAAGGTTTTGTTAACACCAAATGTTTCTCCTGCTGTCCATCGTATTTACAATACTCTACCTTTGTTCATAATACTGACATCACTTCTCAATACACCATGAAAACATGACCAGTCAAAATTCCCCTAGACAAAAACACTTTCTACAACTAGGGGGGAAAACAGTACCAACTTTTAAAAAGCAGGGCCCATGAAAACAACTTGTTTTAGGGatgatttaaaaaagagatttttaacaGTTTCATTTGAAAAGCAAGTCAAACTTAAGTGCCTTTATTTCGTTTTGCTTTAGTGGGTCCACAATAGTAAAGATACAGACaagttaaataattttcttcaagAAATGTGTAACTAGGAAAACACAGTAACATCCTTACAATggcaaatttatttctttttaatagtaaTCTACAAGTAGACAGAGACTCAATCAAATCCAAAAATCTTGGAGctgaatattttagaatttttttctcccaagcTCATTTGCAATGGCTAACATCACTCAATAGAATCCAGACCAGCAAATAGTTATTAAACACATCAATATTTCTGGAGCAAAATAAGATTGCTTAAAAAGTATCTCATTTTAGTTTTGATCCAGAGTATCTATCAAAGTTAGTTTCAAATTGAGGTTTGTGGCTAATTTATGATTTTGAAACTTTGTGGATTTTGAATAAAAGACAATGGATTCCAACTGACATGTATAAACTGAAAAATACCTTAACTTTACTCTCAATTTAAACCACAGTAGGTCTTACAAATCAGTCTGAATCTTGATGATCTTCTACTCACCTAGGAAATCTAGAGCTTAGTCAAAGCAGTATGGATTCACTTATTACAGCTCTGTATGCTGTATGTCTTCTAGCAATTCCTAACTCTTAGAGACCAGGAACTTATCCCAGTTATTTTTGTAGTACATGTCAATCTATATAATAGCTACTTATATTTATAACAATGTCATCTGATCAAACATTTAATGTTTCTGCTATTAAATACATAGCCATCATCATAATTAAACCTGCCTTTCTATATGAAATCACTGTCAAATACAGCATAGCAGAAAGAATCTAGGAAGGCTTAATGAAGGTCTACATAAAGCACACGAGGAATTATCTCCGGATTAGTTCCAAGTTAGAAGTTGACACTGAGTTGGTACAGTTTCCATTTTCTTAATCAATTTCCACACATATTTTTCAGCGATATGGCATTTTCTAAATCGAAGTTGTTGTTTTCCCCATTATTCCTTTCCTCCAAGTTTTCTCGCCTCCTTCGGTATCTGATTTTTTGTTAACAATTATGTATTGAACTCTGAAAGTCACATAAAAAATGACTTTtctcttgatttaaaaaatgaaacaaagcaagaaaCAGTAAGTCCAAATTAGTAAATTCTCTTTATACtactttctatttaaaataatgttttaatagtTTATGAAATATGTGTATAACCGAGTACTGTTGGGGCTGCAACTAGCttaaaaagatttataaaaatCTGGACTCTGGCAATAAAAATGAAGCAGCTATACAAACCCCTCCCCCTTGCTGTTTTATGGTTTGGGGACGGGGTAAGAAATCTATGTTTGAAAAGGAATTAGAAAGTCTTGACAATAACAGTACAACATAGAGAATATAGCCTCTTGTGGAGTTCAGGGCATCAAATTCTAGCTATAATAAATACTTACATACTTTATGACATACCAGTTAGTTAATTCTCTATACCTCTGTTTCCTGACCTATGAACACAGGAAAAATAGTAGCTACCTTATAGAACTGATAATGAGATTTTTTGCTTAAAATATGGTCTccctatgtaggccaggctagccttgaattcatgatctttGTAGCTCAACCTCATAAAAGATGGAATTACAGTTCTATAGCACCATActcagaaattaatttttaaataggtAAGAAGTAGCTTGGTAGAtaggaagagagaacaaggacccaataaagaaagaaatgagtgacATTAACTATTAACAAAGGTAATGCAGTATTGCCAATCAAGTGACCTTAATCACTCTTTAAACAGACCGCCTTAACacggactaaaaaaaaaaaacaaaaaaacacaataaatttaTACTTTGCATGTAATTCACTGAAATACTGTCAATTAAAATAATCAGCATCTATATTCCTTGTAATAATCATTATGTCTCTAAAAGTCTAATGCCGATAAGTTATTAAAAcgcctcaaagaaaacaaaatactctgTAGTTTGCATGTATGGTTCGTACTCAGAATATCTGATCATCAAGATGTCTAATTTCTAACACCAAAGACAGCCCATTGAACCTCTTCTTAGCTATAGAGCACTTTGTTAACAGACATGCAGACCAATAGAATAAAACAGAGAACCCAGAAACACACCCGTCAGCTTTGGCCCCTGACTTTGACAAAGAAGTCCAAAGCACACACTGTAGAAAAGGCAGTCTCTGTAATAGTGCTGGAGAAACCGAGTCTCCACCTGGAGAATGGTCAAAGGTGATTCCTATCCCTCATCCTCTACAAACACAGAAGAGAACCACTTTAAGGTGTAGGACTAGGCAAGGACTTTCTAATGAGTAGAACTGCTTAACATTATAAAGTTTCTTATAACAAAGCACCTGACAGAGTTAAGagcctacaaaatgagaaaaaaaaaaaatctttcccagcTATACATCCAACAGAGGATTAATGTAGAAAAGCAAGCACGCGGAAACAGTAATGCTAATACAATCAACAAATGACCAATGAATTGATCAGACAATTTTCAAAAGTACAAATGGCCAAAAAATACTTAGAAAGGTTCAGCATCCTCAGCTACCAGGGAAACACAAACTTCACTGCGAGTCTATTTTACTGCAGCCAGAATGGCTgtaagcaagaaaacaaacagctgaCACCAGGGAGCATGCACCAAGGAGGAATCCATCTAACTGCTAATGGGATTTGTATGGCCACTATGGAAATCTGTATGGAGATTCCTCAAGAGACTGAAACTAGAACTACAATATGACCAAACTATACCACCCTGGGTATAAATATACAAAGGAATCTAAGTCAGCATATCACAGACAACCtgcacatttgtttattttagcactgttttatttaaattttaaaatctcatttattttatatgtgcatgtataagtATGCAGATGTAAGTGTGccacagtgtatgtgtggaggtcagagaccaaCTACtgggaatcaattctctccttccatcttgtgaaacacagggattgaactcaggtcaccaggctcagCTCGGCAGTaagcacctttccccactgagccatcctactGGCTCTATCACAACCTTATTCACAATACCCAAATTGAGATGTCCATCAACATAcggatggataaagaaatgtgatgTACATAACAATGTAGTTTTGTTCATTCATAAGGAGCTATGGTATTTTAGCAAACTGGATGGAACAGGGGATTATCATGTAAAACAAAGCAAGTCAGACCCAGAAGACAACCATTGCATGCTTCCTCTTGTGCAGAATCTGGACATGAAAGTGGAACTATATCTGAAAGAGAAAGGTAACCAGCACGCTGGAAAGGCAGGCTAAAACACGGCAATCAGGCAAAGCACAAGACGTACATGTGTGAGACCTTTATACTTTCTATGaatatatactatttttaaaaagaaaagaacctggTTCAATACACACATCAACCAAATACTGCATGAAGCTTACCTATCTTCATCTTTGTCATAGAGTTGGTAATAATCTCCACAGCCATTCCAAAAGGAATTATCCCGAGCTTCTTGCCTTCCTGAAGCTGTGGCTCCATTTTCTGACGTTGCACGATTATGTTCTGTTTCCCTTCGTGCAACTCTTGTGAAAGGTGGAGTCAAGAACATACAATCTTGTTCTCCATCAGGGTCGTCATACTTCATTATAGGGTCGTCTGAACTACATTCCTCAACTTCTAaagcctctctccatctctgaacACTTCTTTGTTTAGCCTCATGCCTATTAAAACCAATTTCTTGGTCCACCTGGCTTGAACTTATCACTTTTCTAACTTTGGGCCTTACTACCTGCTCAGGAGAACTTCCATGGTGGTTGGCTCTACCACTAGTATTTTGTTCACTACAAATATGCCCTGGGACACAGTCTACATCTTCAGTTgaattttctgtctgtcttccctcaTCAGTATTATCTTGTTGCCTCTTTCTAACAATGTCATCTTCAGAAGACCTCTGAAATTCCTGCCCATTCTGATGGACAAACGTAGCATCACCATTAGAACTCTTCTGGAAAGGTGCTGGATCTAGCTCTTCAAACTCCTCACTTACTTCACAGTTGAGAGAGGGAACTGATGGTGAAAGATCAGCATacacctctgcctctccattttCCAGCTCAAATACTGTATCGCCTAATACTTCCTGACATCTACCACCTTCCACAGCTTCTGCAGAGAGCTGAAGAGAGTCCTTCTTCTCATCAGGTTTGCTGTCTGGATCATTCAAGTCAGTATGAACCAACACAATTCCATTCTGGACACTTGAGACCTTACGGACTGCTGGAGAATAATACTCGGCCTCAGCGTGATTATGATGACCCGCATTGCTTTCTAAAGTCTCCCTGACTTCCTCACTAGGACATACTGTGGCAATAGATGGGCTGCTCTCAGTGGTTTGATTCAGTGCTGGACCACAAGTGGGAATCTCTGTTTCACTTTTTTCAAATGTAGGTTCATTGAGTAAAGAAGGTTGGACTTGATCCAGTGAATTGGAACCTTCATAAAAAGAGCAGAAGAAACCATTTTGGAGGGATTAATTTAGATACAATTTTATAATAATATCAATTCCACGAGAAATCATTCTCTATTTGACAATATGCCAAGTGCTTCTGTATTTCCTAACTTAACTACAGTCAGACTGGTTACACTGTGAACTCAGTTCTGCCCCCTGGACAGCCTCTCATTACTCTCTCTTTGTGCttcttttacagatttttttctttaaacctaAGTTCCAATATCAAAATCTGTTCTCTGACAAAAAAAGAGAAGCTAATAgaaagctacataatgagaaacaAACGCAGTCAGAATAATCTAACCTCCAACTACTCTCCAATTCTATCTCTTAATTATACAAttctaaaaattttcaaaaaaaccTTGACAGATGAGATTTTATCCCCACATAATAAATCTATGAGAAATgagattttaattatatttagtgttaattaaaaaattacatctAAGGTTCTAGACATGCATCAGGTTTCTGTGCCCAAAATATATTGTTCATACATTTATAATTTAGGTATTAGAgatacaactgaaaaaaaaaaaaagtgagtataCTGATTCAATTTGCCATACTTTGTTAGAATTCTGACACTTGAAGCCAAATctataattatttaaaactttatcttttattattattaatttcacAAAGATACTGAGATTTGTTATAACCAAATgcataaatcataaaataaatgaaatataatctTATAACAGAAAAGGTtctttattggaatgacttagcTAGCAATTCAGAATCTGATATacaaatgacaataaaaatattttagaattatcCAGTTTACTTAGAAccagaaaaatgaaactatatatatattacacacatatatacacacatatatatacattatatatatacagatatatacataaatatgtaaaatcttctagttttaaaaaagttttataaacATAACTATGTAACTATGGTACAAGAAATCTGTATATAACATTTCAAACCACTGAATAATTAAGAAGGTTTAACTGAACAACTATTACcagatattttacaaaataatgaaaactaaatAAGCTAAGCTAAATTATTTAGAGGAAGTTAAAAGTTACTTAAAAATAGTATGCAGGGAAAAACATTCTCAGTTCACCTTAAAGACTCGGCATGGTCTATCTTCCCAAGTAAAGCACTAAGAACAAAACCCTAAACTCCCCTAGGTCTTGTAAGAACAGCAAAGCTTGTGAGTGGAGAAGTAATATCCAGTCACTTCTGCTGTAAAGGCAAATATAGATGAGATTTAAAAATGGAGTTGGCTGATGGATGTGACTGTGTGATCATTACCATAACAATTAGTTATCTTAGTGACTGGCCATATTGAATCTTCTCTATTTAATGTATATGGTATTGCTATTACATTCAATAAAAATTTCCAAATAGAAAATGAACTATATTTatcataaaaaaatgaattttaagataATAGCCTTTAATTGACTCCATGTTACATACCTGAGGAATTTTCCTTTGGAACATCATCTAGTTCCAATACTTCATAGTCATCACCAGCCCGACCTAAGCTTCTTTCATGCCTGGTCATACATGGCTTAAAACTGACATAAGCATGTCTTCTTCCGTACCTCCTCCCTGTAATAGTCTGGTATCCTCCTGCTGGTTTAGGCCAAGCAGCTTTGTTGGATTCTTGATCCAttactgaaaatataaattaaattaaagaaggTCAGCAATGACCTTCACTGTGGCAACAAGTTGAGGGGAAAGTGCTTCAACAAATATGCTCTTATTTACTAAACTATATACCATGGAACAGGTGTCTTGTAAACAAGACACAACTAAATAATTATGCCCTGAAGCCTAGGGTCAGATAAAATTCTCTCAAAGGAAATAATcacaggagatatcaaacacatACTATTCCATCTTCTAAATTACACATGGCTAGTATAAATTAAGCTAAGAAAAGCCACCAGCATTTAAAACAACTTGAATATTAATTCACCTTTTACTAAACAGTACAGTATTATATGCAAATATGCTAAATTTGTTTAGTCAATTATTATATAATCCCTGTAAGAATAGGGTATTTCCTCATAGTACATAGTATAATCAATAAATGAAAGTTTTCTATGTTTGTTTTGCAATAAAGTAAAACAATCATTTCAAAGTACAAATGACAAACTTGTATTTCTCAAATGCTATCAAATGGTATACTATTTCTTAATCCCTTCAACAACCTTGAGATGTTAACCACTAtctatttgaaattttttaaatgtattcctgtaaccccagaactaaGGCAAGGACATGGTCAACTGAAGCACAGCCTAAGCTACACAATGACATCTTAttacaaaaaaggaagaagtatTTTATCACTTGTCTCAATAATGTAAGAATCAACATCTTTAGCCACTCCTCCAAAAGAACAGCCTCTAAAATGGAACATATGCTAGAATGAGGGGTGTTTTATATTAAGTTAgaaaatcaggggctggagagatggttcagtggttaagggcactgactactcttgcagaggacctaagctcagctcccagcacccacatggctgctcacaaccacctgtaactcgagttccaggggatccgatgccctcttctgacctccacaggcaccaggcacacatgtggcaaatagatttacatgcagacaaaacattcatacacacataaaataaaagtattttaaaaagaaattaatcctGACAAATATTAAATAGCTATAGATGACTTAAGATGAGTAAAGATATAAGATCACCTATCAGAGGGATATAACACATCATATATAATATTCTTCatttgtctgtgttttgttttgtttctgaaacaagatttctctatgtaccctggctggccttgaactcacaaagatttaccTGACtgtgcctcgcaagtgctggaattcaaagtgtgagccactatgtCTGGCTTCATATACGCTTTTTCAAGAACCCAGGAAATAGAAAGGAAATACTCAATGTAGAGAAACACCACTATTCCTTACCTGATGGCTCTTTTTCAGTGTACTGTGACATAGAGGGCAGCGGCTATGCTCCCGGTTCAGTAGAATTACAGATGGGATTTGGTTTTTACTTGTACAGTAAATAAGCTGCAAATGGTTCCTACAAAGAAACAATgcagtgaagaaaataaaatgaaaaaatggcAAAATTGATAATACCAGTGAAGATTGTTGGCCTTTTATTCACTTGAGAAATATAACTTAATctgacaaaaataacaacaaacaggCAAAACCACCCCAAACAATCATTCATATACAGAACTAATTTGTAAGTAAATAATCAAATACATTGTTGAAGAACTGACTGGAAAATGTGACACTGGTGGTTAGTTTTTGTGTAATTAGACACAAACCTAGATATCTGAGAAAAAGGAGCCTCAATTAAGGAACTGTCTACAatagattggcctatgggcacaTCGAGGAGAATTTCTTTGATTAGTGATTGGTGTTGGAGAGCACAGCCACCTtcgggcaggtggtcctggattgcAAACTGAGCAAGCTGTGGAAAGCATACCAGAaagtagcattcctccatagtTTCCAACatagttcctgcctggagttcctgccttgttttCACTCAACAATGGGCTGTAAcccgtaagccaaataaaccctttccttccccacagTGCTTACGGTCattgtttatcacagcaacagtgataAAATAGTGACCTAACTATGGTGGTGTCTACCACACCATGGTAGTATCTTGGCTTTTCCATAGATTCATTTAGGTTTCATTAGCAAAATTCTTGTTAAGCTTAAAAATACAATCCTTaccttaaaaatgtttaatggaaaattaaaatatataaagtatactgtggtgatactgtgttccccaatatactgtgcaccctagtaaacttatctggggtcagagaacaaaacagccactagatatagaggtcagaaaatggtggcacacacacctttaatcctagcattccaaaggcagagatccatctggatctctgtgagttcaaagtcacactggaaacagccagtcatggtgacacacacctttaatcctaggaagtgatggcaggaagcagaaaggtatgtaaggcttaagaaccaggaactagagcctggttaagcttttaggctttgagcagtagttcagctgagattcattctgaatgaggactcagaggcttccagtttgaggaaataaggtcagctgagaaattggcgagggaggttagctgtggctggttctgtctctctgatctttcagtgttcaccccaatacctggctcccaggtttgtttttattaataagatcttttaagattcatgctacagtataCAAATAACGATGTCCTTATCAATTATGATCCTATAATTTAACCCCAGAACCTAGTCTAAACCAGAAAAGACACCtcatttaacaacaaaaaaacccaatttCTCAATTTGAAATGAATACACCTACTATTATAGATGTTGAAGATCTTTTTCTAAGTTTAGCAAaagcttatttttctcttatttaaacACTTAAATATTTGAGCATACAAACTACCATAATTTTCTATCATTAACACAAACTTATTAGCACTTTGCAAATGAGTTTTTATGCCCGAATACTGTTACTTAAACAGTGGCATACATCAGAGAGCACATATCTAtactcatttataaaaataacaaatatgagGAACATGCCATCTTCCAATGTATTTGGATCAAATCAAAGGAGTgtataaaaatcataattttacCATGCTGTCAAAAAACACAGATTCTCATTAACATTGCTTTCTTAAGAAAGTCTGAAATAACCTGACTTCACAGATAATTGTGCAGTACATGGCAATCTCTAAGAATCATCACAGATTTAAGTTCACATCACAAATACTTTATGCAGTCTTCTTAGGACAGGCTATAGTCTAACATGTTCCAAGCActattttcagagctgagaatATAACAATGTATAAAATGAATGGTACCTGCTGACCTAAAACTACAGTacagaataaaaataaggaataaataCATGCCATAGACCTTTATCCTAGATTAAAGAAGAGAGCCAAGAGTTATTAAAGGGTGTATTCCTACTAAAGGGCAAATATGGGTTTATGTACTACAAGAGATCAGAACTACTAATCATGTGAGTCTCTTTTCAAGCTATTTTCTAGATTTTCCTGATCAACGTGATAATGTAAACAACAGTACTGGACAGTTCAGATCCCTGTTCTTAGTGGCAAAATATCACACACAAAGCTTTCACTATTCTAATGTTGCTTCCTTATAGGACACTGATGCATTAAATGACAATTATATTTATCTAAAACAtctcaaatcaaaaccactctggaTATTCTGAATTTAAAAAGGGGGGAGATGAAggaacatggtccaagaatggagGCATGTGAGGAGATCTGAGTGCTTATGAGAAAACTCCAAGGGACTAAGCCACAAGTCTTGTGACCTCCGTTTTTTCAAAAACAAGGAATTGTTCTTGGAGTGTGCTTTCCTGCCCCTCCCAGGTGTAGCACATAGAAATgaatttacttcagattattcattacaactggctacTGTTAATTGTTTATAGGCCTCGAAGGGAAACATGGTTTTGCCGTCTGCAGCTTGCCCTCCATGTGCAGCTGACCCATGTGACTGTGCTTTACTCATGTGACCCCTCTTAACCCTTAGAGTGTCAACAGTCCGATGCTCTGAACAGAGCTGCCTATTTTAGTCCGCCTCATTTACTGGCTCCATTCTCCTAGGTCGCATCCCTTTTAGAGTGGCAAACACATGCCCAAAGTAAAGTATGATGGGCCTAAACCTAACTAGAAGGTGGTAAGAAACACTGGAGATGTTGT includes the following:
- the Pja2 gene encoding E3 ubiquitin-protein ligase Praja-2 isoform X1; this encodes MSQYTEKEPSVMDQESNKAAWPKPAGGYQTITGRRYGRRHAYVSFKPCMTRHERSLGRAGDDYEVLELDDVPKENSSGSNSLDQVQPSLLNEPTFEKSETEIPTCGPALNQTTESSPSIATVCPSEEVRETLESNAGHHNHAEAEYYSPAVRKVSSVQNGIVLVHTDLNDPDSKPDEKKDSLQLSAEAVEGGRCQEVLGDTVFELENGEAEVYADLSPSVPSLNCEVSEEFEELDPAPFQKSSNGDATFVHQNGQEFQRSSEDDIVRKRQQDNTDEGRQTENSTEDVDCVPGHICSEQNTSGRANHHGSSPEQVVRPKVRKVISSSQVDQEIGFNRHEAKQRSVQRWREALEVEECSSDDPIMKYDDPDGEQDCMFLTPPFTRVARRETEHNRATSENGATASGRQEARDNSFWNGCGDYYQLYDKDEDSSECSDGEWSASLPHRFSGTEKDQSSSDESWETLPGKDENEPELQSDSSGPEEENHELSLQEGEQTSLEEGEIPWLQYNEVNESSSDEGNEPANEFAQPEAFMLDGNNNLEDDSSVSEDLDVDWSLFDGFADGLGVAEAISYVDPQFLTYMALEERLAQAMETALAHLESLAVDVEVANPPASKESIDGLPETLVLEDHTAIGQEQCCPICCSEYIKDDIATELPCHHFFHKPCVSIWLQKSGTCPVCRRHFPPAVIEASAAASSDPDPDAPPANDNAAEAP
- the Pja2 gene encoding E3 ubiquitin-protein ligase Praja-2 isoform X2, which codes for MSQYTEKEPSVMDQESNKAAWPKPAGGYQTITGRRYGRRHAYVSFKPCMTRHERSLGRAGDDYEVLELDDVPKENSSGSNSLDQVQPSLLNEPTFEKSETEIPTCGPALNQTTESSPSIATVCPSEEVRETLESNAGHHNHAEAEYYSPAVRKVSSVQNGIVLVHTDLNDPDSKPDEKKDSLQLSAEAVEGGRCQEVLGDTVFELENGEAEVYADLSPSVPSLNCEVSEEFEELDPAPFQKSSNGDATFVHQNGQEFQRSSEDDIVRKRQQDNTDEGRQTENSTEDVDCVPGHICSEQNTSGRANHHGSSPEQVVRPKVRKVISSSQVDQEIGFNRHEAKQRSVQRWREALEVEECSSDDPIMKYDDPDGEQDCMFLTPPFTRVARRETEHNRATSENGATASGRQEARDNSFWNGCGDYYQLYDKDEDREQTSLEEGEIPWLQYNEVNESSSDEGNEPANEFAQPEAFMLDGNNNLEDDSSVSEDLDVDWSLFDGFADGLGVAEAISYVDPQFLTYMALEERLAQAMETALAHLESLAVDVEVANPPASKESIDGLPETLVLEDHTAIGQEQCCPICCSEYIKDDIATELPCHHFFHKPCVSIWLQKSGTCPVCRRHFPPAVIEASAAASSDPDPDAPPANDNAAEAP